The following proteins are co-located in the Halococcus hamelinensis 100A6 genome:
- a CDS encoding ABC transporter substrate-binding protein gives MRSSPTRRQLLTTGSTGLLAGLGLAGCIGGGQSGSNDSGTGDSNNSRSSNGTAGNGASSAGALTIAFVPIYPNMQHFVMQEEGYYDELPNDVNVRQFSDGPSVVKAFASGDVDVAMFGISPTMVLTDRGVNANVLVPNSRNGFRVMATEAFASSYANDGADAFAAFREQNGRQVRFGVPPDGSVPDVITRYWIQEDLGLGDLGSVVEKVQIPPARAPQAIQSGDIDATMIQEPFATVIANESGFEEAAWSGDIFPGHPVTVMFVSDRVSSGTARSLVTQHIRATEFARNQPQAAADDAAAVIGSGVSSDLARRAIDSQASDFLSDPNEVTDQAATMAEFVSEVGNTDSVVSPSRLFDTSIYESVAEGSTTTR, from the coding sequence ATGCGCAGTAGCCCAACCCGTCGACAGCTCCTCACTACCGGTAGCACTGGCCTTCTCGCAGGGCTGGGACTGGCTGGCTGCATCGGTGGCGGACAGAGCGGAAGTAACGATAGCGGAACTGGTGACAGTAACAACAGCAGAAGCAGCAATGGGACGGCTGGCAACGGAGCGAGCAGCGCGGGTGCGCTCACGATCGCGTTCGTCCCCATCTATCCGAACATGCAACACTTCGTCATGCAAGAGGAGGGCTACTACGACGAACTCCCGAACGACGTAAACGTCAGGCAGTTCTCCGACGGCCCGAGCGTCGTGAAGGCCTTCGCGAGCGGCGACGTCGACGTCGCGATGTTCGGTATCTCGCCCACGATGGTCCTCACCGACCGAGGGGTGAACGCGAACGTCCTCGTTCCGAACAGTCGGAACGGGTTTCGAGTGATGGCGACCGAAGCGTTCGCTTCGTCGTACGCGAACGACGGTGCGGACGCGTTCGCCGCCTTTCGGGAGCAAAACGGTCGGCAGGTACGCTTCGGCGTGCCACCCGATGGGAGCGTTCCCGACGTTATCACTCGCTACTGGATACAGGAGGACCTCGGTCTCGGCGACCTCGGGTCGGTCGTCGAGAAGGTACAGATCCCACCGGCGAGAGCCCCCCAAGCGATCCAGTCCGGGGACATCGACGCGACGATGATACAGGAACCGTTCGCAACGGTGATCGCGAACGAATCCGGGTTCGAGGAGGCGGCGTGGTCGGGCGACATCTTCCCCGGTCATCCGGTCACCGTGATGTTCGTCAGCGACCGCGTTTCCAGCGGGACCGCTCGGTCACTCGTAACCCAGCATATCAGAGCCACGGAGTTCGCTCGGAACCAGCCGCAGGCGGCGGCCGACGACGCGGCGGCGGTCATCGGGTCGGGCGTGAGTAGCGACCTCGCTCGTCGTGCTATCGATTCGCAGGCTTCGGACTTCCTCTCGGATCCGAACGAGGTGACCGACCAAGCGGCGACGATGGCCGAATTCGTCTCCGAGGTCGGAAACACCGATTCGGTCGTCTCGCCGTCACGGCTGTTCGATACGAGCATCTACGAATCGGTGGCGGAGGGGTCGACAACCACACGATGA
- a CDS encoding CopG family ribbon-helix-helix protein: protein MVTVSFSMSDELIDRLDGFAAEHGYPGRSIMIREAIRSFIEQIEEVSLEDRALVGIVTVTFSYEGTNVEERLIDLRHEHDDLVVANVHNHTRNRQCIELFVLEGELEDLSTFIEAVRSMKAPIAVNHSLTPVDEL from the coding sequence ATGGTCACTGTTAGCTTCTCGATGTCCGACGAGCTCATCGATCGACTCGACGGGTTCGCGGCTGAACATGGCTACCCTGGACGGAGCATCATGATTCGAGAGGCCATCCGCTCTTTCATCGAACAGATAGAAGAGGTCTCTCTCGAAGATCGTGCGCTCGTTGGAATCGTCACTGTTACCTTCAGCTACGAGGGAACGAACGTCGAAGAGCGACTAATAGACCTTCGTCATGAACACGATGACCTCGTTGTAGCGAACGTACACAATCACACCAGAAATCGGCAGTGTATAGAGCTATTCGTCCTCGAGGGTGAACTCGAAGATCTTTCGACCTTTATTGAAGCCGTACGTTCGATGAAGGCCCCGATCGCGGTCAACCACTCTCTGACACCCGTGGATGAACTCTGA
- a CDS encoding tyrosine-type recombinase/integrase, which translates to MVRIDAVTEDFLTDKGKGQGGKSGNYRSDANRELDRFVEFLAQHEDAVTTFEELESGHLREYARHLTRQGWATGTVRTYYAYVSAFCGWAVREGHLAENVAQRRNATEPIPDDGGHKSGDQQAWSADDRQQLTSYVDEQAHEAIDNVSEDREAAIKACRDRALVYLLSYSGVRGAEILRDKSDERRQGLRWEDVNLADRYVTLFAKKQRLDDRGLPGPVIYPFEAYQRVLDAPSPNWPVFPSFHRPTLSQLITETLTGRGYSETEIEETKEDQSLIETCVEVDVAPPSITTDAGRHVLKRLCEQAGIELDDDDEYLMPHGARRGAGEVLVRTSGHAAAARALDNSEEVVREHYSHIEAGDLADQMTDAFEEADQISDSVQNE; encoded by the coding sequence ATGGTTCGCATTGATGCGGTCACCGAGGACTTCCTGACTGACAAAGGGAAAGGACAGGGTGGGAAGAGCGGGAACTATCGGAGCGACGCTAACAGGGAGCTCGATCGCTTCGTCGAGTTCCTCGCTCAACACGAGGATGCCGTGACCACGTTTGAAGAATTAGAGTCAGGCCATCTCCGTGAGTACGCTCGACATCTCACCCGTCAGGGCTGGGCAACAGGCACAGTCCGGACCTACTATGCCTACGTCTCCGCCTTCTGTGGCTGGGCCGTTCGTGAAGGTCATCTCGCTGAGAACGTCGCTCAGCGGCGCAACGCTACCGAACCTATCCCTGACGACGGCGGGCACAAGAGCGGTGACCAGCAAGCCTGGTCCGCTGACGATCGCCAACAGCTCACCTCTTACGTCGACGAGCAAGCACACGAAGCTATCGACAACGTCAGTGAGGACCGAGAGGCCGCGATCAAGGCGTGTCGCGACCGGGCTCTCGTCTACCTCCTCTCGTACTCTGGGGTTCGGGGCGCGGAAATCCTCCGTGACAAGAGTGATGAGCGTCGTCAGGGACTTCGATGGGAGGACGTCAATCTCGCGGATCGCTACGTAACCCTATTCGCGAAGAAGCAACGGCTTGACGACCGGGGCCTCCCCGGACCGGTGATCTATCCGTTCGAGGCCTATCAGCGCGTTCTCGACGCTCCTAGTCCGAATTGGCCAGTCTTCCCCTCTTTCCACCGACCGACGCTCTCACAGCTGATTACGGAGACACTCACCGGCCGTGGCTATAGTGAGACGGAAATCGAGGAGACCAAAGAGGATCAGTCCCTCATCGAAACCTGTGTCGAGGTCGATGTCGCGCCACCATCGATTACGACCGACGCTGGACGGCATGTTCTCAAACGACTCTGTGAGCAGGCAGGTATCGAGCTCGACGATGACGACGAATATCTGATGCCACACGGTGCCCGCCGTGGGGCTGGTGAAGTTCTCGTCCGCACTTCAGGCCACGCGGCTGCAGCCCGAGCACTCGATAACTCTGAGGAAGTCGTTCGCGAACACTACTCACACATCGAAGCTGGAGATCTTGCCGACCAGATGACCGACGCCTTCGAAGAAGCCGATCAAATTTCGGACTCAGTGCAGAACGAGTGA
- a CDS encoding DNA-methyltransferase, which yields MTAVDVLREHIPDSCRDLLELTDNELKSEIPALARDQGRMGEVEQAVRSLPSHHDLYQGDSRDLSMIDDESVQLIATSPPYFNLKDYENGVADGQLGDINDYERFNQMLDGIWEQCYEKLVPGGRLCVVVGDVLRSRSEHGRHRVIPLHASIQEHCTAIGYDNLAPVIWYKIGNASLESGGNARFLGKPYEPGAVIKNDIEYILLFRKPGGYRSPSIEERILSTIEADEHQKMFRQLWDDITGKRQGEHPAPYPAALAERLIRMFSFAGDTVLDPFAGTGSTAVAASRVGRNSVSVEIEPKYIEIAEERIQGERGTLTNYQNLTVDVTR from the coding sequence ATGACTGCGGTCGACGTGCTTAGAGAGCACATTCCGGACTCCTGTCGCGACCTCCTCGAGCTCACGGACAACGAACTCAAATCGGAGATCCCCGCGCTCGCTCGTGACCAAGGACGAATGGGCGAGGTCGAGCAGGCCGTCCGATCGCTCCCCTCCCATCACGACCTCTATCAGGGAGACTCGCGCGACCTCTCGATGATCGACGACGAAAGCGTCCAGCTCATCGCGACCAGTCCACCGTACTTCAACCTCAAGGACTACGAAAACGGCGTCGCCGATGGCCAACTCGGCGATATCAATGACTACGAGCGTTTCAATCAGATGCTCGACGGCATCTGGGAACAGTGCTATGAGAAGCTCGTTCCTGGTGGTCGGTTGTGCGTCGTCGTCGGTGACGTCCTCCGCTCTCGGAGCGAGCACGGTCGTCACCGGGTCATCCCACTCCACGCCTCGATACAGGAGCACTGCACTGCCATCGGCTACGATAACCTCGCGCCGGTCATTTGGTATAAGATCGGCAACGCCTCGCTCGAGTCGGGCGGGAACGCCCGCTTCCTCGGGAAGCCCTACGAGCCCGGTGCCGTCATCAAGAACGATATCGAGTACATTCTCCTCTTTCGCAAACCCGGCGGCTATCGCTCGCCGTCGATCGAGGAGCGCATCCTGAGCACGATCGAGGCCGACGAGCATCAGAAGATGTTCCGCCAGCTCTGGGATGACATCACGGGCAAACGTCAGGGAGAGCACCCCGCGCCGTATCCTGCGGCGCTCGCTGAGCGTCTCATTCGAATGTTCTCTTTCGCCGGCGATACCGTGCTCGACCCGTTCGCCGGGACCGGCTCGACGGCTGTGGCGGCCTCGCGAGTCGGTCGGAATTCGGTCAGCGTCGAAATCGAACCGAAGTACATCGAGATCGCCGAGGAACGGATCCAGGGCGAGCGTGGCACACTCACGAACTACCAGAACCTTACTGTCGACGTCACCCGATAG
- a CDS encoding PD-(D/E)XK nuclease family protein, with the protein MVTDNPSTEKFYALDFLPSPLADQFAAAYKELLEDHNSREILVLKRIPCNLDALADHIQNTLGLMIRPDVQSLPQHASHVVELNDPDIDRLAYEQRIELLGDVIESTDWETLIDEATTRFDNVRWPDNYQRADVIEFLQIASEQDSFGRDVGQVLLEATRQGGFSPPNDDAERHILTAALACLNDLFHDRLDSHGLVERANIVPRATDALQDDTTYSHAASEFKAILALEFEEYTVNDRQYLAQLANDADLIAIGERNASIQRVKTEPGELDDLRDGCVIDFDLGDPAILDEAGGAYRSDTDPGQIASYLATGTEPMDSVSAVHLHESTFRDQISAVANEVEYLRHGTDAEYGDFAVVVNDLGDRLSEARRHLRAAGLPTKTVGAPALAEDPAVTELYAFVQFLLNRDTEAESWLTARLEGFSPDFAEACNTGPIEHRLNRWIVNTDLKERIAAGKSHIEMQEQFQNIERVTDLARFIDQTTLLDSDLPTFKHVLERAIRFDAAYTHTIETSPQMYGVTVTDIQGIKHEAYNTVFLLGVVDDEYPGGERLTPLFPKPWLMDMPDYPALTEVDDDTVDATYGTFTGERSTSAFDAYYHHRERRKLALGARAATDHLYFCTYDSQDNGLGRAYNPSRYLYRLKDQDWSVFNDLSMESDDRPIQTREKVAEYILDQPWGELEGIVNAAHTGQTAEIEDTEEVFGVIQGLLSEDDVDPVFADAVASQFAIARGEVMHSD; encoded by the coding sequence ATGGTTACTGATAATCCATCTACCGAAAAATTCTATGCACTCGATTTCTTGCCGTCTCCACTTGCTGACCAATTCGCTGCCGCTTACAAGGAACTTCTCGAGGACCACAATTCCCGTGAAATTCTTGTCCTGAAACGTATTCCATGCAATCTGGACGCACTTGCTGATCATATTCAGAATACTCTCGGACTTATGATTCGTCCCGACGTCCAATCACTACCGCAGCATGCTTCCCATGTCGTCGAACTCAATGATCCAGATATTGATCGGCTGGCTTACGAACAACGTATCGAACTGCTCGGCGACGTCATCGAATCTACGGATTGGGAAACGCTCATTGATGAGGCAACAACCCGGTTCGACAATGTACGGTGGCCCGACAACTACCAGCGAGCAGACGTCATCGAGTTCTTGCAGATCGCCAGCGAACAGGATAGTTTTGGTCGGGACGTTGGACAAGTTCTTCTCGAGGCCACCCGGCAAGGGGGGTTCAGCCCCCCGAACGACGATGCGGAACGACACATCCTGACCGCGGCACTTGCCTGTCTCAACGATCTGTTTCATGACCGGCTGGATAGCCACGGCTTAGTCGAACGGGCAAACATTGTCCCCCGCGCCACGGACGCCCTGCAGGACGACACCACCTACAGTCACGCGGCCTCTGAGTTCAAAGCAATCCTCGCCCTCGAATTCGAAGAATACACGGTAAACGATCGCCAGTACCTCGCCCAACTCGCCAACGATGCGGACCTGATCGCGATCGGTGAACGCAATGCCAGTATTCAACGGGTCAAGACCGAGCCAGGTGAACTGGACGACCTCCGTGATGGCTGTGTCATTGATTTTGATCTCGGTGACCCCGCAATACTCGACGAAGCTGGGGGAGCCTATCGCTCCGATACGGATCCGGGACAAATCGCCTCATATCTGGCAACCGGTACCGAACCCATGGACAGCGTCTCCGCCGTTCACCTCCACGAATCCACCTTTCGAGACCAGATCAGTGCTGTCGCCAACGAAGTCGAATATCTCCGACACGGCACCGACGCAGAATACGGCGACTTCGCCGTCGTCGTGAATGATCTTGGTGACCGGCTGTCAGAAGCCCGCCGCCATCTCCGGGCTGCCGGCCTACCAACCAAGACCGTGGGCGCACCCGCGCTCGCTGAAGACCCGGCTGTCACCGAGCTCTACGCCTTCGTACAGTTCCTTCTGAATCGCGATACGGAGGCTGAGTCCTGGCTGACCGCCCGGCTTGAGGGGTTCTCACCTGACTTCGCCGAAGCCTGTAACACAGGACCGATCGAGCACCGGCTCAACCGGTGGATCGTCAACACCGATCTGAAAGAGCGCATCGCTGCCGGTAAGAGCCATATCGAGATGCAGGAACAGTTCCAGAACATCGAGCGGGTGACCGATCTTGCTCGGTTCATCGACCAGACCACTCTGCTGGACAGCGACTTACCCACCTTCAAACATGTGCTGGAGCGGGCGATACGTTTTGACGCGGCATACACACATACGATCGAAACCTCCCCCCAAATGTATGGCGTGACGGTGACCGACATCCAGGGCATCAAACATGAGGCTTATAATACGGTATTCCTGTTAGGCGTGGTGGACGATGAGTATCCCGGCGGGGAGCGGTTGACACCGTTGTTCCCAAAACCATGGCTTATGGACATGCCGGACTACCCGGCGCTCACCGAGGTCGATGACGACACGGTCGACGCCACGTACGGAACCTTCACCGGGGAGCGGTCCACCAGTGCCTTCGACGCGTATTACCACCATCGGGAACGCCGCAAACTGGCGCTTGGTGCCCGGGCCGCGACGGACCACCTGTACTTCTGTACATATGATTCGCAGGATAATGGACTGGGCCGGGCGTACAATCCGTCGCGTTACCTCTACCGTTTGAAGGATCAGGATTGGAGTGTATTCAACGACCTGTCGATGGAAAGTGATGACCGGCCAATCCAGACACGGGAGAAAGTGGCCGAATACATCCTTGATCAGCCGTGGGGCGAGCTCGAGGGCATCGTGAACGCCGCGCATACCGGTCAAACAGCGGAGATCGAGGACACTGAGGAAGTGTTCGGAGTCATCCAGGGGCTACTGTCGGAAGACGACGTGGACCCCGTCTTCGCCGACGCAGTCGCCAGTCAATTTGCCATAGCCCGCGGAGAGGTGATGCACAGTGACTGA
- a CDS encoding ATP-dependent helicase yields the protein MSKLGSSDGPTPKGGQKDVLDAENGCVRVDAGAGTGKTTTMRWRIEQMLTAADAPSSDRVLVLTFANEAAGSIQESITEAEQLSIDQAYNVDVYTYHSFCNRLVSEYAYILGADPDFDVITKDQRYRIIESLITEHNYQYVSQRQNDSEAVVKQARNYIRDMRQEAITPGMINNFLPPRSTVGELKQLVVNLEQSAAQVFDPDSLIPDDFEAGETQIASSLAEYREALAHWQQAAEHQSGEIWSTVESYLDFLELWTEMVEALVHEDSPMAYNFLPHALFQSGINSYWWTDLKQTPFGHLKSYITVLEEMHQLQEIYQDYVDELEFRGALDFDGLINRADMLINDSQVSAEIRSRWDYVYCDEFQDTDDVQMDVVTGLYQNDGTQLLAIGDVDQAIYGWRGANPDGLNELGDHFEDDNRIDMQLNFRSEQEILEVANQCGGYDSKDLVSDNCETETDDGEAYVTRDEDDEARVALVNGNKTQQTTAQEVATTISQLLENGFNDIEGRSLGDIAVVVRRNRQARDVAASLRNRQIPYRVDGSSESVLKSGVQTILSYFRTLVDPDADIHLRRVLMLVYRVTDTDLKALETAPADSLYDAVMNHDDIGSLFLDEPERVDRAQNDIDELHELKDSHSLPYFYSAFLDTTAVEWYLKEDDRAQMDRIKKFIEAYESDNVLRRFSEGFVDSLERSLKGSDDVGVGIGSQSEDKVNIMTVHQAKGLQFDTVLFPYLEDTEWLSMNCPSWASPEDAAWNAHRYSSIIRSLKDEEFTHPLAESLYQEEQEEHWRTFHVGVTRAESLLVLFSQPPEEYDDWKKSVSYLRRQCIRASGPTNSPEQLLIDVFPDVDTPWSPEQPKMRLWNTVQATFEKVQEQYPHTVIDLSDAVSEAADATPGTITYYNKYEDKLNIEQATDEIHELGRDIFEENLTPQDSAETDIYPTSLSFEDGAKLPVQHSHTSLETYSDCPRRHLLDHVLYGFDDPMPADAAIGRSDEPSWRKVGDVFHAVAEEAFYQNHTAENEWLAICDRVVRARDLESVRSEVEECIHRLFGTDLLAWDPIAAELPFEVTGVPGVDGPVVGYIDSVRRVPDKGLAVLDYKTTFDKRDIASSSQLLLYLRACEELFDEPVNWAGYVYVGEAGGTSGEIDLISRDEFEGGWDDVIDMLQSADSPSWKAKPGSHCQHCTHRSLGCAPDEYAYDNEFVIDSGGSKSH from the coding sequence ATGTCTAAATTGGGGTCATCAGACGGTCCGACACCGAAAGGTGGACAGAAAGATGTTCTTGACGCCGAGAACGGATGTGTCAGAGTCGACGCTGGTGCGGGTACCGGGAAAACCACAACGATGCGGTGGCGGATCGAACAGATGCTTACTGCGGCTGATGCCCCGTCGTCGGACCGGGTGCTAGTCCTAACATTCGCGAATGAAGCGGCGGGCTCAATCCAGGAAAGTATCACGGAAGCGGAGCAGCTGTCCATCGACCAAGCGTACAACGTCGATGTCTACACCTACCACTCGTTCTGCAACCGTCTTGTTTCCGAGTATGCCTACATTCTCGGGGCAGATCCTGACTTTGATGTGATCACTAAAGACCAGCGGTACCGCATCATCGAGTCACTGATCACTGAACACAACTATCAGTATGTCTCACAGCGGCAGAATGATTCCGAGGCCGTGGTCAAGCAAGCGCGGAACTACATCCGAGATATGCGGCAAGAAGCCATAACCCCGGGAATGATCAATAATTTTCTACCACCGAGATCTACAGTAGGTGAGCTCAAACAGCTTGTCGTAAATTTGGAACAATCAGCGGCCCAGGTGTTTGATCCGGATAGTCTCATTCCCGATGACTTTGAGGCTGGCGAGACACAGATTGCATCTAGTCTGGCGGAGTACCGGGAAGCACTCGCTCATTGGCAGCAAGCCGCGGAGCACCAATCGGGGGAAATATGGAGTACAGTTGAGTCATACCTTGATTTCCTGGAGCTGTGGACGGAAATGGTGGAAGCACTCGTCCATGAAGACTCGCCTATGGCGTACAATTTCCTTCCCCATGCGTTGTTCCAGAGCGGTATCAACAGCTACTGGTGGACAGATTTGAAACAGACGCCGTTCGGGCATCTCAAATCCTATATCACGGTGCTCGAAGAGATGCACCAGCTTCAGGAGATCTATCAGGATTATGTGGATGAACTCGAGTTCCGTGGAGCATTGGATTTTGATGGGCTCATCAACAGAGCAGACATGCTAATAAATGATTCGCAGGTAAGTGCTGAAATCCGCAGTCGTTGGGACTACGTCTACTGTGACGAATTTCAGGATACGGACGACGTCCAGATGGATGTCGTGACAGGTTTGTATCAGAATGATGGCACGCAGCTGCTTGCTATTGGTGATGTCGATCAGGCAATCTATGGCTGGCGTGGTGCAAATCCTGATGGATTAAACGAGTTGGGAGACCACTTTGAAGACGATAACCGGATTGATATGCAGCTGAACTTCCGGTCAGAACAAGAGATCCTGGAAGTGGCAAACCAGTGCGGCGGCTACGATTCGAAAGACTTGGTCTCTGACAACTGCGAGACCGAGACAGATGACGGTGAGGCCTATGTTACACGGGATGAAGACGACGAGGCCCGAGTAGCTCTTGTCAACGGGAATAAGACACAGCAGACGACCGCGCAAGAAGTTGCGACAACCATTTCGCAGCTACTAGAAAACGGATTCAACGATATTGAAGGTCGATCATTAGGTGATATTGCGGTAGTCGTGCGGAGAAACAGGCAGGCCCGAGACGTGGCAGCGAGCCTCCGGAACCGGCAGATCCCGTACCGGGTTGATGGGTCCAGTGAATCGGTGCTAAAATCGGGTGTTCAGACTATTCTCTCGTATTTCCGGACTCTTGTCGATCCGGATGCGGATATCCATCTTCGTCGGGTACTGATGCTGGTATACCGCGTAACTGACACGGACCTGAAAGCACTCGAGACCGCTCCGGCTGACTCGCTATACGACGCGGTAATGAACCATGACGATATCGGCAGCCTCTTCCTCGATGAGCCGGAGCGGGTGGACCGGGCACAAAACGATATCGACGAACTGCATGAGCTCAAGGACAGCCATTCACTGCCGTATTTCTACAGTGCGTTTCTCGACACAACGGCTGTTGAATGGTATTTGAAGGAAGACGATCGTGCGCAGATGGACCGGATCAAGAAGTTCATCGAAGCGTATGAGAGCGATAACGTGCTCCGCCGGTTCTCCGAGGGCTTCGTTGACAGCTTGGAACGATCGCTGAAAGGAAGCGATGACGTCGGAGTCGGAATCGGATCCCAGTCAGAGGACAAGGTCAATATTATGACGGTTCACCAGGCCAAGGGCCTCCAGTTTGACACGGTGCTGTTCCCCTATCTGGAGGATACTGAGTGGCTATCAATGAACTGTCCCTCGTGGGCATCGCCAGAGGATGCGGCGTGGAATGCCCACCGGTACAGCTCGATTATTCGGTCGCTGAAGGATGAGGAGTTCACTCATCCCTTGGCGGAGTCACTATACCAAGAGGAACAGGAGGAACACTGGCGTACGTTCCACGTTGGTGTAACGCGTGCCGAATCACTGCTTGTCCTCTTTAGCCAGCCACCAGAGGAATACGATGACTGGAAAAAATCGGTATCATACTTGCGGCGACAGTGTATCCGAGCGTCAGGCCCAACAAATTCACCGGAGCAACTCCTCATAGATGTGTTTCCGGATGTCGATACCCCATGGTCGCCCGAACAGCCAAAGATGCGACTGTGGAATACTGTGCAAGCTACCTTCGAGAAGGTACAGGAGCAGTATCCACACACGGTTATAGATCTGTCTGATGCGGTGTCGGAGGCTGCCGATGCAACGCCGGGTACGATCACTTACTACAACAAGTATGAGGATAAACTGAACATCGAGCAGGCGACCGATGAGATCCATGAGTTGGGGCGGGATATCTTCGAGGAGAACCTGACACCTCAAGACTCCGCTGAGACCGATATCTATCCCACGTCGCTGTCGTTCGAGGACGGCGCGAAGCTCCCGGTGCAGCACAGCCACACATCGCTGGAGACGTACTCAGACTGTCCGCGACGCCACCTACTAGACCACGTGCTCTACGGCTTCGATGATCCAATGCCGGCAGACGCGGCGATCGGCCGGTCAGATGAACCGAGCTGGCGGAAAGTCGGGGACGTGTTCCATGCTGTAGCGGAGGAAGCCTTCTACCAGAACCACACCGCTGAGAACGAATGGCTGGCTATCTGTGACCGGGTCGTACGAGCCCGGGATCTGGAATCGGTACGTTCCGAGGTCGAAGAGTGTATTCACCGACTGTTCGGGACAGATCTGTTGGCATGGGACCCTATTGCCGCCGAACTTCCGTTCGAAGTGACGGGTGTTCCAGGTGTTGACGGTCCGGTCGTCGGCTATATCGATTCAGTGCGACGGGTACCGGACAAAGGTCTCGCGGTTCTAGATTACAAGACGACGTTCGACAAGCGGGATATCGCGTCCTCATCACAGCTCTTACTGTATCTCCGGGCCTGTGAGGAGTTGTTTGATGAACCGGTGAACTGGGCCGGATACGTATATGTCGGTGAAGCTGGCGGTACCTCTGGCGAAATCGACTTGATCTCCCGCGATGAATTCGAGGGTGGCTGGGATGACGTTATAGATATGTTACAGAGTGCGGATTCACCGTCATGGAAAGCGAAGCCTGGGTCGCATTGTCAGCATTGTACACACCGGTCACTGGGCTGTGCGCCGGACGAATATGCATATGACAACGAGTTTGTGATCGACAGCGGAGGCTCAAAATCTCATTAA